From Abyssibius alkaniclasticus:
AGGCGCGCGCGACGGGCGCTCGGTGGCCGATATGATGCAGGCCGGCGGGCATGTCATTACCCGCGAGCAATGTATGGATGGCATTGCCGAGATGATACAGGAGGTGCAGGTCGAGGCGACCTTTCCGGATGGCACCAAACTTGTGACCGTTCACAACCCGATCAGATGGCGCAGCGCGCAAATGGAGCAGGCCCAATGATCCCCGGTGAAATTATCGTGGCCGATGGCCAGATCCTTCTGAATGCAGGCGCGGCCACGCAAACCCTGATTGTTGCAAATACGGGTGATCGGCCGGTGCAGGTGGGCAGCCATTACCATTTTGCCGAAAGCAACCCCGCATTGGCCTTTGACCGTGGCCTTGCACGCGGAAAGCGGCTGGATATTCCGGCAGGCACCGCCGTGCGCTTCGAGCCGGGGCAACGGCGCGAGGTTACGCTTGTGGATATTGGCGGCGCGCGGCGGGTGTTCGGCTTCAATGGTCAGATCATGGGAGATTTATAGTGCCTTATGCAATTCCACGCGCACAATATGCCGCCATGTATGGCCCGACGACCGGTGACAAGGTCCGGCTTGCCGATACAGACCTGGTCATCGAGGTGGAGCAGGATTTCACGCTTTATGGCGAAGAGGTCAAATTCGGTGGCGGAAAGGTCATTCGCGACGGGATGGGCCAAAGCCAGCAGACCCGCGCAGACGGGGCTGTCGATACGGTCATAACCAATGCGCTGATCGTCGATCATTCCGGAATTTATAAAGCCGACATTGCTTTGAAAGACGGGCTGATTCACGCCATCGGCAAGGCCGGCAACCCCGATACGCAGCCCGGTGTGGATATCGTCATCGGGCCGGGCACCGAAATTATTGCAGGCGAAGGGCGCATTCTTACCGCCGGCGGCATGGATAGCCATATCCATTTCATTTGCCCCCAGCAGATGGAAGATTCGCTGCAATCGGGCGTTACCACCTGTTTTGGCGGCGGCACCGGCCCTGCACACGGGACTTTGGCAACAACCTGCACCCCCGGCCCCTGGCATATCGGGCGGATGTTGCAGGCGTTTGACGGCATTCCGATGAATATCGGCCTTTCCGGCAAGGGCAATGCCAGCCAGCCCGCCGCATTGGTTGAAATGGTCAATGCAGGCGCATGTGCGCTGAAACTGCACGAGGATTGGGGCACCACGCCGGCAGCGATAGATTGCTGCCTGTCGGTGGCCGATGACATGGATGTGCAGGTGATGATCCACACCGACACGCTTAATGAAAGCGGCTTCGTTGAACACACGATCGCGGCCATGAAGGCGCGCACGATCCATGCGTTCCATACCGAAGGTGCCGGTGGTGGCCATGCCCCCGATATTATCAAGCTCTGTGGCGAAAGCTATGTCTTGCCCTCGTCAACAAACCCGACACGGCCGTTCACGGTCAACACGCTGGAAGAGCATCTGGATATGCTCATGGTTTGCCACCATCTCGACAAATCCATTCCCGAAGACATTGCCTTTGCCGAAAGCCGTATCCGGCGCGAAACCATTGCCGCCGAGGATATTCTGCACGATATCGGCGCATTCTCGATTATCGCTTCCGACAGTCAGGCAATGGGCCGGGTGGGCGAAGTGCTGATCCGCACGTGGCAGACAGCCGACAAGATGAAAAAGCAGCGCGGCCGTTTGCCCGAAGAGCGTGGCGAGAACGACAATTTCCGGGTGCGCCGCTATATTGCAAAATACACGATCAACCCGGCCGTCGCCCAGGGGGTTTCGCATGTGCTTGGCAGTATTGCCGTGGGCAAGCGCGCCGATCTTGTGCTGTGGAACCCGGCTTTCTTCGGGGTCAAGCCGGAAATGGTTCTCATGGCGGGCACGATCGTGGTGGCGCAGATGGGTGATCCGAACGCCTCTATCCCGACGCCGCAGCCGGTATACACGCGGCCGATGTTCGGCGCTTTCGGGCGCTCGCTTGAACAGTCGAGCGTGACCTTCGTGTCAGCCGCCGCCGCTGCCAACGGTATCGGGCAAAGCCTTGGTTTGCGCAAGCAAACACTTGCCGTCACGAATACGCGCAATATTGGCAAGGCCGATATGCTGCTGAATTGCGCCCTGCCGCAGATAGAGGTTCACCCTGAAACCTACGAAGTGCGCGCCGATGGCGAATTGCTCACCTGTCAACCCGCCGAGGTCTTGCCGATGGCACAACGCTATTTCCTGTTCTGATGGCCGCGTTCATTTCACAAAAGTTGCGCCTTGCCGGCACGTGGCGTGGTGCCATCGACAGGCTCGAACTTAGCTATGACGACCGCTTCTTGCGGCGAAAGCTGCTGCGCAGCGTGGCGGGCAGGTCGGTGCTGGTCGACCTTGCACAGACCATGTCGCTTGGGCATGGCGATGCGCTGGAACTGGCAGGCGGCGAACTGGTCGAGATTTGTGCGGCAGACGAAGATTTGCTGGCGATCAGCGGCGAAAACCTGGTGCAACTGGCCTGGCATATCGGCAATCGCCATACGCCCTGCCAGATAGAGCCCGATCGGCTGCTCATTCAGCCCGACCCGGTTATCGGGCATATGCTGGCGCATCTGGGTGCAAGCGTGACACCAACCCGTCAGGCATTCAACCCCGAGGGTGGTGCCTATGGGCATGGTCGCACCCACGCCCATGCGCATGGGCATACCGCCCATGATCACTGACATTCTGACATTGTCGCAATGGTTGTCACCCAGCTTTCCGGTGGGGGCTTTCGCCTATTCGCACGGGCTGGAAACGGAAATCCAGGCGGGCAGGCTGAACAGCGCAAGCGGCCTGCAAGACTGGCTTGCCGATATTCTGGAACATGGCGCGGGCAGGTCTGATTGCATTTTGCTGCGCGCCGCTCATGCCTGTGACGATCTGGAAACGCTTGCGCATGTCGAGGCGACGGCACGGGCTTTTGCACCGGGTGCCGAACGGTTGCGCGAAACGCAACTGCAAGGCGCAGCCTTTGGCGAAACCGTTGCAGCCATCTGGACCGCGGCGCAGCCAGAGCTGAGCTATCCGGTTGCGCTGGGGCGCGCCGCGCGTCTGTGCGGCATAGACCCGTCGCTTGCGGCTGCGCTGTATTTGCAGGCTTTCGCCAGCAATCTGGTTTCTGTGGCGGTGCGCCTTGTGCCGCTTGGCCAGACCGAGGGGCAAAGGGTGCTGGCTGCGCTGGCCCCGCTTTGCCAGACCCTGGCCGCAGCCAGCAATGGCACCGGGCTTGACGATCTGAGCAGCAGCGCCTTCATGTCTGACATTGCCGCCATGCGGCATGAAACACTCAACCACAGGATATTTCGCTCATGACCCAAATGAATGGCCCGTTGCGCCTGGGCATTGGCGGCCCGGTCGGGGCTGGCAAAACCACGCTGACAGCCGCCATTGCGCGCGCCCTGCACCCAAAAATTTCGGTGGGTGTCATTACCAATGACATTTATACGCAAGAGGATGCCGAGGCGCTGATGCGTATGCAGATCCTGCCACAAGACCGCGTTATCGGTGTTGAAACCGGCGGATGCCCGCATACGGCGATCCGCGAAGATGCATCAATCAATCTGGCGGCGATTGCGGAACTGCGCAAGCGCCATAGCCCGCTTGACCTGGTCATCATCGAAAGCGGCGGCGACAACCTGTCGGCCACGTTCAGCCCGGAACTCGCCGATCTGACGATCTATGTGATCGATGTTGCCGCGGGCGAGGAGATTCCGCGCAAAGGCGGCCCGGCCATTACCAAATCCGGCCTGCTGGTCATCAACAAGACCGACCTTGCGCCCCATGTCGGCGCCTCACTCGATGTCATGCGCCGCGACAGTCTGCGAATGCGCGGCGACAAACCCTTTGTATTCAACTCGTTCCGCACCAATGAAGGGCTGGACGCCATTCTGGATTTCATCATCGTGCAAGGCGGGCTGAATGCCTGACCTCAGGCGCATTGCCCCGCAGAGCGGCCGCAAATCTGCTGCCTAAAGATCGAAGCTGCGTTTTGAAAGTTGCAGCCCGGCAATCGGCGCGCCCTCGTTCAGGCGCCAGGCTTGCAGGGTAAAGCTGCGCTGGCCGGCCTGGTGCATCGGGTCGGCTTCGGCCAGGGCGCGGGCGGCTGCAAGGTCGGTGGCGGCATAGATGATAAGCCCTGCACCCGACATTTCTGTGCCGCTGGCATTGGATAACGGGCCTGCCAGAAAAAGCTCGCCGCGCGCTTCGAGCTTTTGTTGATAGGCCAGATGTGCGGCCAGCAGTTCGGGCGCTGGCGGGCCGTCTTTGGCGGGGCTGGTCATGCAGGCGAAAACCTGTTTGGCCAGCGCGCCGCGCTTGCGGCAGATATCTCCATATGCGTTCCAGTCCATCAGCTTGCTCCTGTAAAATTGCGCCTAAGCTCGTTCTTTTGCACCTTGCCCATTGTGTTGCGCGGCAGCTCGGGCAGGAAATGCAGGCTGCGCGGGGTTTTGAAACGCGCCAGATTGGGCGCAAGCGCGGCAAGAATCGCCTCGGCATCGGCGGTTGCGCCGGGCCTAAGCACAATCGCTGCGGCCACGGCTTCGCCCAGATCGGGGTGGGGAATGCCGAACACCGCGCTTTCCAGAACCCCGGGCAGCGCATCGATCAGGGTTTCAATCTCTTTGGGATAGATGTTGAACCCGCCGGATATGACCAGATCTTTTTCGCGGCCCACGATAGAGAGGTAGCCATCGGCATCGATCTGGCCAAGATCGCCGGTGATGAACCAGCCATCGGGCGCAAAGGTTTCGGCGGTTTTTTCGGGGTTGCGCCAATAGCCGGGGGTGACATTGGGGCCGGTCACTTCGATTGCGCCGATCCCCTGATCGTCGGGTCGGGCCAGACGCAGCGAAACCCCCGCAAGCGGCTTGCCAACCGTGCCCGCCTTGCGCGCGCCGGCATAGGGGTTCGAGGTGATCATATTGGTTTCGGTCATGCCATAACGTTCCAGAATGGCATGGCCGGTGCGCGCTTGAAACGCGGCATGGGTTTCGGCCAGAAGCGGGGCCGAGCCGGAAATGACAAGCCGCATATGCGCCATTGCGGCGCGCTCGAAACGGTCATCGCCAAGCATACGGGTGTAGAAGGTCGGCACGCCCATCATTGTGGTGGCACGCGGCAGGGCCGCTGCGATATCGCCAAGGTCGAAGGCGGGCAGAAAGATCATATCTGCGCCAGCGGCCAGCGTGATATTGGTCGCCACGAACAGCCCGTGAGTATGGAAAATCGGCAGGGCATGAATGAGCGTATCGCTAGGTTGATAATGCCATTCCGCTTGCAGCGCACGCGCATTCGAGATGAGGTTTTCATGCGTGAGCATGGCACCTTTGGAGCGGCCCGTCGTGCCCGATGTATACAGGATTGCTGCCAGATCATCGGGCTTGCGCGGGCAGGGGGGCAGGGGCGCGAGGCTGGTTTCGGTCAGATCAGACGGGCTGGCCAGCGGCACA
This genomic window contains:
- the ureG gene encoding urease accessory protein UreG, which encodes MTQMNGPLRLGIGGPVGAGKTTLTAAIARALHPKISVGVITNDIYTQEDAEALMRMQILPQDRVIGVETGGCPHTAIREDASINLAAIAELRKRHSPLDLVIIESGGDNLSATFSPELADLTIYVIDVAAGEEIPRKGGPAITKSGLLVINKTDLAPHVGASLDVMRRDSLRMRGDKPFVFNSFRTNEGLDAILDFIIVQGGLNA
- a CDS encoding YciI family protein, encoding MDWNAYGDICRKRGALAKQVFACMTSPAKDGPPAPELLAAHLAYQQKLEARGELFLAGPLSNASGTEMSGAGLIIYAATDLAAARALAEADPMHQAGQRSFTLQAWRLNEGAPIAGLQLSKRSFDL
- a CDS encoding urease accessory protein UreF, whose protein sequence is MITDILTLSQWLSPSFPVGAFAYSHGLETEIQAGRLNSASGLQDWLADILEHGAGRSDCILLRAAHACDDLETLAHVEATARAFAPGAERLRETQLQGAAFGETVAAIWTAAQPELSYPVALGRAARLCGIDPSLAAALYLQAFASNLVSVAVRLVPLGQTEGQRVLAALAPLCQTLAAASNGTGLDDLSSSAFMSDIAAMRHETLNHRIFRS
- a CDS encoding urease subunit beta, encoding MIPGEIIVADGQILLNAGAATQTLIVANTGDRPVQVGSHYHFAESNPALAFDRGLARGKRLDIPAGTAVRFEPGQRREVTLVDIGGARRVFGFNGQIMGDL
- a CDS encoding urease accessory protein UreE encodes the protein MAAFISQKLRLAGTWRGAIDRLELSYDDRFLRRKLLRSVAGRSVLVDLAQTMSLGHGDALELAGGELVEICAADEDLLAISGENLVQLAWHIGNRHTPCQIEPDRLLIQPDPVIGHMLAHLGASVTPTRQAFNPEGGAYGHGRTHAHAHGHTAHDH
- the ureC gene encoding urease subunit alpha, with amino-acid sequence MPYAIPRAQYAAMYGPTTGDKVRLADTDLVIEVEQDFTLYGEEVKFGGGKVIRDGMGQSQQTRADGAVDTVITNALIVDHSGIYKADIALKDGLIHAIGKAGNPDTQPGVDIVIGPGTEIIAGEGRILTAGGMDSHIHFICPQQMEDSLQSGVTTCFGGGTGPAHGTLATTCTPGPWHIGRMLQAFDGIPMNIGLSGKGNASQPAALVEMVNAGACALKLHEDWGTTPAAIDCCLSVADDMDVQVMIHTDTLNESGFVEHTIAAMKARTIHAFHTEGAGGGHAPDIIKLCGESYVLPSSTNPTRPFTVNTLEEHLDMLMVCHHLDKSIPEDIAFAESRIRRETIAAEDILHDIGAFSIIASDSQAMGRVGEVLIRTWQTADKMKKQRGRLPEERGENDNFRVRRYIAKYTINPAVAQGVSHVLGSIAVGKRADLVLWNPAFFGVKPEMVLMAGTIVVAQMGDPNASIPTPQPVYTRPMFGAFGRSLEQSSVTFVSAAAAANGIGQSLGLRKQTLAVTNTRNIGKADMLLNCALPQIEVHPETYEVRADGELLTCQPAEVLPMAQRYFLF
- a CDS encoding AMP-binding protein, with the protein product MTMNPLHHALLSAQPDEAPFLSTLDGETISYGALRAKVARTAAALAAQGVKPGDRVLCQIAKAPEGLILYLATVFAGGVFVPLNTGYTPAEIDYFLDDAAPALLILDASTQAARGVAQARNVPLASPSDLTETSLAPLPPCPRKPDDLAAILYTSGTTGRSKGAMLTHENLISNARALQAEWHYQPSDTLIHALPIFHTHGLFVATNITLAAGADMIFLPAFDLGDIAAALPRATTMMGVPTFYTRMLGDDRFERAAMAHMRLVISGSAPLLAETHAAFQARTGHAILERYGMTETNMITSNPYAGARKAGTVGKPLAGVSLRLARPDDQGIGAIEVTGPNVTPGYWRNPEKTAETFAPDGWFITGDLGQIDADGYLSIVGREKDLVISGGFNIYPKEIETLIDALPGVLESAVFGIPHPDLGEAVAAAIVLRPGATADAEAILAALAPNLARFKTPRSLHFLPELPRNTMGKVQKNELRRNFTGAS
- a CDS encoding urease subunit gamma; translation: MQLTPREKDKLLIAMAAEVARKRLSRGVKLNYPEAIALITDAVVEGARDGRSVADMMQAGGHVITREQCMDGIAEMIQEVQVEATFPDGTKLVTVHNPIRWRSAQMEQAQ